Proteins from a genomic interval of Euleptes europaea isolate rEulEur1 chromosome 16, rEulEur1.hap1, whole genome shotgun sequence:
- the LOC130488317 gene encoding interleukin-1 receptor type 1-like, which produces MISLLWLACWISGAYSLHNRSRIVVFVPVGEAVAISCPLLSSQKSNSSVTWYRNGSVIPLMADEYLRIHQRRNLLWLIPAKTEDSGFYECHRGNSEIDSKELRVFENDDGLCFNRNAAYPQKLPLENNGNLVCPDMEYIESENNPLVLQWSKACSPGLFEDKRFQALAHSLSINDVNESDKGIYVCQTTHLYMGKQYNVSRAINLITYASPQKLLQIIYPQNNSIEVELGSRVLIECNASGDTHEIFISWEVNGTEPEDFDNTLAVETYIRREYLPGKWIVGAKFNISVMKNKHYLEFLCFVWTPTFEPTAVYIMLQPPTKNIQGYLIGGLVSPILVILAAVLTYRIFKVDIALWYRQSFQPLLRKEVSDGKLYDAYVVYPSKVANGIYSSDIFVLKVLPEVLEKQCGYNLFICGRDDLPGQAVISVVDEAVRLSRRVIIVLVPGSCSSRIQRDTTEQQIAMYSALIRDEIKVILILLDKIKDYANMPESIKYLKQKHGVLVWKGDFSEQSQLATTKFWKNVRYRMPIRQSPPSLDHHSPPVTLTTSRISEG; this is translated from the exons ggtcaCGTATTGTTGTCTTTGTGCCTGTAGGCGAGGCTGTGGCTATCAGCTGTCCACTGTTATCTTCTCAGAAATCTAACAGCAGTGTGACTTGGTACAGAAATGGTAGTGTTATACCGCTAATGGCAGATGAGTACTTGAGGATCCATCAGCGAAGGAACCTGCTTTGGCTTATCCCTGCCAAGACAGAAGATTCAGGATTTTATGAGTGTCACAGAGG AAACTCAGAAATCGACAGCAAGGAACTGCGGGTTTTTGAGAACGATGATGGTTTATGTTTCAACAGAAATGCAGCCTATCCACAAAAACTGCCCTTAGAGAACAATGGAAATTTGGTTTGTCCTGATATGGAGTATATTGAAAGTGAAAATAATCCGCTTGTTTTGCAGTGGTCCAAg GCATGCAGTCCAGGATTATTTGAAGATAAGAGATTTCAAGCTTTAGCACATAGCCTTTCAATTAATGATGTCAATGAGAGCGATAAAGGCATCTATGTGTGCCAAACAACACATCTATACATGGGAAAACAATATAATGTTTCCCGAGCCATTAATCTCATTACTTACG CCTCTCCACAGAAGTTACTACAAATTATTTATCCCCAAAATAATTCAATTGAAGTAGAGCTTG GGTCCAGAGTTCTCATAGAGTGTAACGCCTCTGGAGACACACatgagatatttatatcctgggAGGTCAATGGAACAGAGCCTGAAGATTTTGACAACACGTTGGCAGTGGAAACGTAT ATTAGGCGTGAATATCTGCCTGGAAAATGGATAGTTGGAGCAAAATTTAATATCTCTGTAATGAAAAATAAACACTACTTGGAGTTTCTGTGTTTTGTATGGACTCCTACATTTGAACCAACTGCTGTGTATATTATGCTACAACCTCCAA CTAAAAATATTCAGGGTTATTTGATTGGCGGACTGGTTTCACCCATTCTTGTTATCCTGGCTGCAGTTCTTACTTACAGAATTTTCAAAGTTGACATTGCTCTGTGGTATCGACAGTCCTTTCAGCCTCTTCTCAGGAAAGAAG TTTCAGATGGAAAGCTTTATGATGCTTATGTGGTATACCCCTCAAAAGTAGCGAACGGCATATATTCATCTGATATCTTTGTCCTGAAAGTGCTACCTGAAGTTTTGGAAAAACAGTGTGGATATAATCTCTTTATATGTGGCAGAGATGATTTACCAGGGCAAG CTGTGATCAGTGTTGTTGACGAAGCCGTCAGACTAAGCAGAAGAGTGATCATTGTGTTAGTACCAGGTTCATGTTCCTCCCGCATTCAGAGAGATACCACTGAACAACAAATAGCTATGTACAGTGCTCTTATTCGGGATGAAATTAAAGTTATATTGATTTTGCTGGACAAAATAAAAGACTATGCCAACATGCCGGAATCTATAAAGTATCTGAAACAAAAACATGGAGTGCTCGTATGGAAAGGAGATTTTTCAGAGCAGTCTCAGTTAGCAACTACAAAGTTTTGGAAAAATGTGAGGTATCGAATGCCAATTAGACAAAGTCCACCTTCCTTGGACCATCACTCGCCGCCTGTGACTCTTACAACTTCTCGAATATCAGAAGGATGA